A window of Paenibacillus polygoni contains these coding sequences:
- a CDS encoding PDZ domain-containing protein, translated as MNEVISWLWLILDAAIDLLSQPFYYIAIIIIALWFRRQGMLERKLMHVRLNAWPLLTTRTVITGVMLGVIVSILYVFLGIQLSIQGVVLIWVTSFVLMLIRVRYLNAVYAISILGLIQWILGFFEQWQPGGFMGSIIGEIERISVPSLLVLCAVLHLIHAIVIRLQRGQAASPVYFEGKRGKLVGGYQLQYLTPVPLMMLIPAGLGTGADLPWDPVFLQGSGAYLLFGLPLIIGFGEITKTMLPEEKVSLTSKRMSLYGAILLLLGLLSMWWSPAAIIAVLFAFLGHEALSWISSYEEENRSPIYVHPKQGLQILAVLPGSPADELGFMPGEVIYKVNGQMVHSEADLHRCLRMNAAFCKLEIRNINGESKFLQRALYEGEHHQLGALLAPDPDTGSAIKESPASIYQIFGMKLQTQRKVNPNEGFAEAFRQDS; from the coding sequence TTGAATGAAGTTATCTCATGGCTTTGGCTGATATTAGATGCAGCGATTGATTTATTAAGCCAGCCATTTTATTATATTGCCATTATTATCATTGCTCTGTGGTTTCGCAGGCAAGGGATGCTGGAACGAAAATTAATGCATGTGCGTCTTAACGCCTGGCCGTTATTAACGACTCGAACCGTGATTACCGGTGTAATGCTTGGAGTAATCGTCTCTATACTATATGTGTTCCTCGGAATTCAGCTTTCCATTCAAGGCGTTGTACTGATCTGGGTAACTTCTTTCGTACTCATGCTAATTCGTGTGCGTTATTTGAATGCGGTGTATGCGATCAGTATTCTTGGGCTCATCCAGTGGATCTTAGGGTTCTTTGAACAGTGGCAGCCGGGCGGCTTTATGGGGAGTATCATTGGTGAGATTGAGCGGATTAGTGTCCCTTCCCTGCTTGTACTCTGTGCGGTACTTCACCTGATACATGCCATCGTTATTCGCTTGCAGCGGGGACAAGCTGCATCCCCGGTTTATTTTGAGGGGAAACGAGGGAAATTGGTTGGGGGTTATCAATTGCAGTACTTAACTCCCGTTCCACTCATGATGCTGATTCCTGCTGGTTTAGGAACTGGGGCCGATCTTCCTTGGGATCCTGTATTTTTACAAGGATCAGGAGCGTATTTATTATTCGGACTCCCACTGATTATCGGTTTTGGTGAGATAACCAAAACGATGCTTCCAGAGGAGAAGGTTTCCCTAACCTCTAAGCGAATGTCTTTATATGGTGCCATCCTGCTTTTACTGGGACTGTTGTCGATGTGGTGGAGCCCAGCTGCGATTATTGCGGTACTATTCGCATTTCTGGGACACGAAGCACTCAGTTGGATTAGTTCATATGAAGAGGAGAATCGAAGCCCGATCTATGTTCATCCAAAGCAAGGCCTGCAGATTCTCGCCGTTCTTCCGGGAAGTCCAGCAGACGAACTTGGATTTATGCCTGGTGAGGTAATCTACAAAGTGAATGGTCAAATGGTTCATTCAGAGGCAGATTTACATCGTTGTCTTCGGATGAATGCAGCTTTTTGTAAGCTCGAAATACGGAATATTAACGGGGAAAGTAAATTTCTACAGCGTGCTCTTTACGAGGGCGAACATCATCAGCTCGGTGCCTTACTAGCCCCTGATCCAGATACAGGTTCAGCAATTAAGGAGAGTCCTGCGTCAATCTATCAGATATTTGGTATGAAGCTTCAGACACAGCGTAAGGTGAATCCAAACGAAGGATTTGCTGAAGCTTTTCGGCAAGACAGCTAA
- a CDS encoding S41 family peptidase, whose amino-acid sequence MMKKRSAFMLVIIGLLGGCLLTLAFVNFQSLNSQGGEGLLASVTGSSQKNDLSKIETTLGLIEENYYQDIDRAELIDGAINGMMAALGDPYSSYMGQETAAQFEESIEGSFTGIGAEVSSQDGNVIVVSPIKGSPAEKAGIRSKDVILSVNGESLQGLDLNEAVNKIRGPKGSEAKVSVKRAGSTDPLEFTIVRDDIDLETVYAEMQEDGVGIITITQFSLNTAERFEEELAKLEAQDMKGLIIDVRNNPGGVLSVVIDIAEQFVPKGELIVQVEDKNGNREKNESKGSAKPYPVSLLMNKGSASASEILAGALQQSAGATLLGENSFGKGTVQTSFERQLGDGSLVKITIAKWLTPNGDWIHEKGIEPDVTVSQPEYFSVAPINRDNLPLKLDSNSTDVKNAQTMLEGLGFKTDRKDGYFDAKTQTAIKAFQTSKKLTASGILDEKTAEALEAALIEKISDPQYDTQLKKAVSEMKKEITSGASK is encoded by the coding sequence ATGATGAAGAAGCGTTCTGCTTTCATGCTGGTTATCATTGGCCTACTAGGCGGGTGTTTGCTGACACTGGCATTTGTAAACTTTCAATCTCTGAATAGTCAGGGTGGAGAAGGTTTACTTGCGAGTGTAACCGGAAGCAGTCAGAAGAATGATCTTTCGAAAATCGAAACAACGCTTGGTCTTATTGAAGAAAACTACTATCAGGATATTGATCGTGCCGAACTGATTGATGGTGCGATTAACGGCATGATGGCAGCGCTTGGTGATCCTTATTCCAGTTATATGGGACAGGAGACAGCAGCGCAGTTTGAAGAATCAATTGAAGGATCCTTTACAGGAATTGGTGCTGAGGTTTCCTCTCAGGATGGAAATGTCATTGTAGTCTCGCCAATTAAAGGATCACCGGCAGAAAAAGCAGGTATACGGTCCAAGGATGTCATTTTATCGGTGAATGGAGAATCTCTTCAAGGACTTGACCTAAATGAGGCCGTTAACAAAATTCGTGGTCCAAAGGGCAGCGAAGCTAAGGTCTCTGTTAAGCGAGCAGGTTCTACAGATCCACTCGAATTTACGATTGTAAGAGATGATATCGACCTTGAAACCGTATATGCAGAAATGCAGGAAGATGGGGTAGGTATTATTACTATTACCCAATTCTCGCTGAATACTGCAGAACGTTTTGAAGAAGAGCTAGCCAAGCTCGAAGCCCAGGATATGAAAGGCCTTATCATTGATGTTAGGAACAACCCTGGTGGTGTGTTATCTGTTGTCATTGATATTGCAGAACAATTTGTTCCCAAAGGCGAGCTTATTGTTCAGGTAGAAGATAAGAACGGCAATCGGGAAAAGAATGAATCTAAGGGTTCTGCGAAACCTTACCCTGTAAGTCTACTTATGAATAAAGGCAGTGCGAGTGCTTCCGAAATTCTGGCGGGTGCTTTGCAGCAATCCGCAGGAGCAACCCTGCTCGGAGAGAACTCTTTTGGTAAAGGAACGGTTCAGACAAGTTTTGAACGCCAGCTTGGCGATGGAAGCCTAGTGAAAATTACGATAGCAAAATGGCTTACACCGAATGGAGATTGGATTCATGAGAAGGGGATTGAGCCTGATGTTACAGTCAGTCAGCCTGAATACTTCTCAGTAGCTCCGATTAACAGGGATAACTTACCGCTTAAACTTGATTCGAACAGCACGGATGTGAAGAATGCACAAACGATGCTGGAGGGTCTTGGATTTAAGACAGACCGTAAAGATGGATATTTCGATGCTAAGACACAAACTGCGATTAAGGCTTTCCAGACTTCCAAAAAACTTACTGCCAGCGGCATTTTAGATGAGAAAACGGCAGAAGCACTGGAAGCAGCACTCATCGAGAAGATCAGTGACCCGCAGTACGATACTCAGCTTAAAAAAGCCGTATCTGAAATGAAGAAGGAAATAACTTCAGGTGCGTCGAAATAA
- a CDS encoding murein hydrolase activator EnvC family protein, which yields MKKTATALAMSLLTAAILSPSYGYAASSLNEIDNKIKQLEEQSQSAKTKQEEAAKKKEEAEHNKQKTEDYLNKIIEQINIVSNELINISYKIELTEENLRLTKKELKEAEERIAAREELLESRVRLMYTDGSVSYLDVLLSSTSFADFLQRADSLKMIVDQDQNLLEEHKKDKELVVQKKQELEEQYKEHKQLYADKKERKAELDAKEIEKQQLIAQYDGEIETQEEMSEEQDRMLVAIASKRSALLQEKNELKAEQAAAAAKAKAAAEEAARKKAQQKVSSSSSSSSSSSSSSSSSNSSSSTSSGSGVFAMPISGAYISSGYGPRVHPITGVVGKMHAGIDYAAPEGTTITAAESGVVLVAEWTNGYGNTVIIDHGDGLWTVYGHIRNGGIKVKEGDSVTRGQKIAEVGSTGNSTGNHLHFEVRVNGSHTNPLNYL from the coding sequence TTGAAAAAGACGGCTACTGCACTTGCGATGAGTTTACTCACCGCTGCAATCCTATCACCTAGTTATGGTTATGCTGCTTCTAGCTTGAATGAAATCGATAATAAAATTAAACAGCTCGAGGAACAATCACAGTCTGCCAAGACAAAACAGGAAGAGGCAGCTAAGAAAAAAGAAGAGGCTGAACATAACAAGCAAAAAACGGAAGATTATTTGAATAAAATTATCGAACAGATTAATATTGTAAGTAATGAACTCATTAACATTTCTTATAAGATTGAGTTAACAGAGGAAAATTTACGACTTACCAAAAAAGAGTTGAAAGAAGCGGAAGAACGGATTGCAGCCCGTGAGGAATTGCTAGAATCGCGTGTGCGTTTGATGTATACCGATGGATCGGTATCTTACCTTGATGTATTACTTTCATCTACTAGTTTTGCGGATTTCCTTCAACGTGCAGATTCACTCAAGATGATTGTCGATCAAGATCAGAATCTATTAGAAGAACATAAGAAAGACAAAGAATTGGTTGTTCAGAAGAAGCAAGAGCTTGAAGAACAATACAAAGAACATAAGCAGTTATACGCAGATAAGAAAGAGCGCAAAGCGGAACTTGATGCAAAAGAAATAGAAAAGCAGCAGCTTATCGCTCAGTATGATGGGGAAATTGAGACTCAGGAAGAAATGAGTGAAGAGCAGGACCGTATGCTCGTAGCAATTGCCAGCAAACGTTCAGCTTTGCTTCAAGAGAAGAATGAACTGAAGGCGGAGCAGGCAGCGGCAGCAGCGAAAGCCAAAGCGGCAGCTGAAGAAGCAGCTCGTAAAAAAGCGCAACAGAAAGTTTCTTCTTCCAGTTCTAGCTCTAGCTCAAGTTCCAGTAGTTCTTCCAGCAGCAACTCAAGCAGCAGCACTTCCAGCGGCAGTGGAGTTTTCGCGATGCCCATTTCAGGTGCCTATATTTCATCCGGTTATGGACCGAGGGTTCACCCCATTACCGGTGTAGTAGGTAAAATGCATGCCGGCATCGACTATGCAGCGCCAGAAGGTACGACGATTACGGCAGCTGAGAGTGGAGTAGTCCTCGTGGCTGAATGGACAAACGGTTATGGAAATACCGTTATTATCGACCATGGAGATGGACTATGGACAGTATACGGACATATTCGCAACGGTGGAATCAAGGTAAAAGAAGGCGACAGTGTAACACGCGGTCAAAAAATAGCAGAGGTCGGTTCAACAGGGAATTCAACAGGGAATCACTTGCACTTTGAAGTACGGGTGAACGGAAGTCATACGAATCCACTGAATTATTTGTAA
- the ftsX gene encoding permease-like cell division protein FtsX, with amino-acid sequence MNFSTFLRHLREGFKSIFRNGWMSIASITSIVVSLLILGVFVLLVVNVNSIADNADSQVEISTYLQLNVDEELRTTLQEEIAAMPEVSSIKFVPKDQGLAEFKEKLGEDQQELLEGFDVDNNPLPDTIRVELIDPSTVDFVAEKIEALNEKYTEKPIMKVNFGEETVETLFKITRLIRTIGFVFVAGLALMSMFLISNTIRVTILARRREIGIMKLVGATNAFIRWPFFVEGALIGLIGSLITIGILFAGYNQLLITVQEDIIIKMLNLVPLSSLWVWLGGSLLIMGVLVGVLGSTLSIRKSLKV; translated from the coding sequence ATGAATTTTAGCACCTTCTTGCGCCATCTGCGGGAAGGATTCAAGAGTATTTTCCGCAACGGCTGGATGTCTATTGCATCCATAACGTCTATTGTTGTTTCTCTATTGATTTTAGGAGTGTTCGTTCTCTTGGTCGTGAATGTTAATTCGATCGCCGATAATGCGGACAGCCAGGTAGAGATCAGTACGTACCTGCAGCTGAATGTAGATGAAGAGCTTCGTACAACATTACAAGAAGAAATTGCAGCGATGCCAGAGGTAAGTTCGATTAAGTTTGTTCCTAAAGACCAAGGATTGGCTGAATTTAAAGAAAAGCTTGGCGAGGATCAACAGGAACTTTTGGAAGGCTTTGATGTAGATAACAACCCGCTTCCAGACACCATTCGAGTTGAGCTTATTGATCCGAGTACCGTTGATTTTGTAGCGGAGAAGATTGAAGCTCTGAATGAGAAATATACTGAGAAGCCTATTATGAAAGTTAATTTTGGTGAAGAAACGGTAGAGACGTTGTTCAAGATTACACGTCTGATCCGGACGATCGGTTTTGTATTTGTTGCGGGACTTGCACTAATGTCTATGTTCCTGATTTCCAACACGATTCGCGTGACGATCCTGGCAAGACGCCGGGAGATTGGGATTATGAAGCTAGTTGGTGCCACGAATGCATTCATTCGTTGGCCATTTTTTGTGGAAGGTGCACTGATCGGTCTGATCGGTTCACTTATTACGATCGGGATTTTGTTTGCTGGTTATAACCAGCTGCTTATTACTGTACAGGAAGACATTATTATTAAAATGTTGAACCTAGTACCTTTATCTAGTCTATGGGTTTGGCTTGGAGGTTCACTCCTCATTATGGGAGTACTCGTTGGCGTTCTAGGCAGCACATTGTCTATTCGTAAGTCACTGAAAGTTTAA
- the ftsE gene encoding cell division ATP-binding protein FtsE, which produces MIELQDVWKTYPNGAHALQGVSVKIDRNEFVYIVGPSGAGKSTFMKLIYREEVPTKGQISVNGFNIGKLKHRKIPYVRRNIGVVFQDFRLLPKMTAYENVAFAMEVIEAPKKHIKKRVMEVLDLVGLKEKADREPAQLSGGEQQRIAIARAIVNNPSVIIADEPTGNLDPETSWGIMQLLDEINFRGTTIVMATHNRDIVNKMRKRVIAIEKGHIVRDELRGEYGYEF; this is translated from the coding sequence GTGATTGAGTTACAAGACGTGTGGAAGACCTATCCGAATGGTGCGCATGCGCTTCAAGGCGTTTCGGTGAAGATCGACCGCAATGAATTTGTTTATATCGTCGGACCCTCTGGAGCGGGTAAATCGACTTTTATGAAATTAATTTACAGAGAAGAAGTACCGACTAAAGGTCAAATATCAGTGAACGGATTTAATATTGGAAAGTTGAAACATCGTAAGATTCCTTATGTCAGACGAAATATTGGGGTGGTCTTTCAGGACTTCAGACTGCTGCCGAAGATGACGGCATATGAGAATGTTGCTTTTGCTATGGAGGTTATTGAAGCCCCTAAGAAGCATATCAAGAAACGTGTAATGGAAGTTCTCGATCTAGTAGGTCTAAAGGAAAAGGCAGACCGAGAGCCGGCACAACTCTCCGGCGGGGAGCAGCAGCGGATTGCAATTGCTAGAGCCATTGTGAATAATCCTTCTGTTATTATTGCGGATGAGCCTACCGGCAACCTGGATCCCGAGACGTCGTGGGGAATTATGCAGCTTCTTGATGAAATTAATTTCCGAGGAACGACCATTGTAATGGCTACGCATAACCGTGACATTGTGAACAAGATGAGAAAACGGGTTATTGCGATTGAAAAAGGCCATATCGTTAGGGACGAGCTGAGAGGGGAATACGGCTATGAATTTTAG
- a CDS encoding VanW family protein produces the protein MKKVHISFMVCVFLFLLFAFIFGWLYMYAHQSKIPPGVHLSGWSVGGQDKDTILQELEQKLTSLENLPLGVKSKNTPISDTKLTLADAGVTYKADQFKQALRTLSEGGLVQRVVQRWHFTKQWELEVDIVPDHLKQKLTPAWEEKQFGNPVNAVRKITPNDEVVYTPERNVQRIKWDQMNAIISQIVPDHFSILNKKDKEPTSIVIDLPLQELKPKVTIASLKEEGIERKIIEVVTSLGSSGEGRTHNVSAAASALNGLILKPGDIFDYGSIVEKAEKESGFQEAPVIVRGQLVPGVGGGICQVSSTLYNAALRTGLEIVERRNHSLPVSYLPKGLDATFASGYINFRFKNTTDKHLLIKAEVKDRELNVSFFGTFPENVSYELDTELLETLPAPLTYVSDHSLSPGSEMVRQAGSTGYVVASYQIKKVNGEVVSRKLISKDTYRPQDRVLAVNRTAQEKEPPPLPPSSDTPPVEDGVRTEDAG, from the coding sequence ATGAAAAAAGTTCACATTTCGTTCATGGTTTGTGTGTTTCTTTTTCTCCTATTCGCTTTTATCTTTGGCTGGCTATACATGTACGCTCACCAGTCCAAAATCCCCCCAGGAGTTCATTTATCCGGGTGGTCGGTAGGAGGGCAGGATAAGGATACCATACTGCAGGAGTTAGAACAGAAACTCACATCACTTGAAAATCTTCCGCTCGGAGTAAAGTCCAAGAACACTCCTATCTCCGATACGAAACTAACACTGGCTGATGCTGGAGTGACGTACAAAGCCGATCAATTCAAACAAGCTTTACGTACGCTTTCGGAAGGCGGTCTTGTCCAAAGAGTCGTTCAGCGCTGGCACTTCACTAAGCAATGGGAGCTGGAAGTGGACATCGTTCCTGATCATCTTAAGCAAAAACTCACTCCAGCTTGGGAAGAAAAGCAATTCGGAAATCCCGTAAATGCAGTTCGAAAAATTACACCAAACGACGAAGTTGTTTATACACCCGAACGTAACGTACAGCGGATTAAGTGGGATCAAATGAATGCGATTATATCTCAAATCGTACCTGACCATTTTTCAATACTTAATAAGAAAGATAAAGAACCGACTAGTATAGTTATCGACCTTCCCCTCCAAGAGTTGAAGCCCAAAGTTACCATTGCTTCTCTAAAAGAAGAAGGGATTGAAAGGAAGATCATTGAAGTGGTGACGTCTCTTGGATCAAGCGGAGAAGGAAGAACACATAATGTCAGCGCGGCAGCCAGCGCGTTAAACGGACTCATTTTAAAACCAGGGGATATTTTTGATTATGGCAGTATTGTCGAGAAGGCAGAAAAGGAGAGCGGATTTCAGGAAGCGCCCGTCATTGTAAGAGGTCAGTTAGTACCCGGTGTCGGGGGAGGGATATGCCAGGTATCCAGCACACTATATAATGCAGCCCTGCGAACGGGGCTAGAGATTGTTGAGAGGAGAAATCATTCCCTTCCTGTCAGTTATCTTCCTAAGGGGCTTGATGCAACCTTTGCGTCCGGGTACATTAATTTCCGATTTAAAAACACGACAGATAAGCACCTCCTTATTAAAGCAGAGGTAAAAGACCGCGAACTGAATGTCTCTTTCTTCGGAACTTTTCCGGAGAATGTAAGTTACGAACTCGATACCGAACTTCTCGAAACCCTTCCAGCTCCGCTCACCTATGTATCAGATCATTCTCTTTCCCCAGGAAGCGAGATGGTGCGTCAGGCCGGTTCAACCGGATATGTTGTTGCCTCTTATCAGATTAAGAAAGTAAATGGAGAAGTCGTCTCTCGTAAATTGATATCTAAAGACACTTACCGGCCGCAAGACCGAGTTCTTGCTGTAAACCGTACTGCACAGGAGAAAGAACCACCTCCATTGCCGCCCTCTTCGGACACTCCTCCCGTGGAAGATGGAGTTCGCACGGAAGATGCAGGCTAA
- a CDS encoding polymer-forming cytoskeletal protein — protein sequence MKNEQTRPDLNISGVGRAAGGMYRHVRVDGVGKFSGDIDCVSYEVNGTSGLQGNLHCERYVVNGSANIQGSVAADEYQVNGSSKIEGSVKTRQTRIDGITSIKEHLQTDKLIVNGKATIDGKLIGSCVEVAGGITVGKDVECETIEVQGGFKIKGMLNAGTVDIVLHHRCEVEEIGGEQIQVRRKSKVRLLDQFVPAMTPRLKTHIIEGDDIYLEHTHAGTVRGGRITIGPGCEIGAVEYSVSYEQDPESRVGRQVQM from the coding sequence ATGAAGAACGAGCAAACCAGACCAGACTTAAATATTTCAGGCGTTGGCAGAGCAGCAGGCGGTATGTACCGCCACGTACGTGTGGATGGGGTAGGTAAATTTTCTGGCGATATCGATTGTGTGAGTTACGAAGTAAATGGTACATCGGGTCTGCAAGGTAATCTTCACTGTGAACGGTATGTTGTGAATGGTTCAGCTAATATTCAGGGAAGTGTGGCTGCGGATGAATATCAAGTCAATGGAAGCAGCAAGATTGAAGGCAGTGTTAAGACAAGGCAGACCCGAATTGATGGAATAACATCTATTAAAGAACATCTGCAGACTGATAAATTGATTGTAAACGGGAAAGCAACGATCGATGGGAAATTAATCGGAAGCTGTGTAGAGGTTGCAGGTGGGATTACAGTAGGAAAAGACGTGGAATGTGAGACTATCGAAGTACAGGGTGGTTTCAAGATCAAGGGTATGCTGAACGCAGGAACTGTGGATATTGTGCTGCATCATCGTTGTGAGGTAGAAGAAATTGGCGGGGAGCAAATTCAGGTCCGCCGTAAATCAAAGGTTAGATTACTGGATCAGTTCGTACCTGCTATGACGCCTAGGCTAAAGACTCATATCATAGAAGGGGACGATATCTATCTAGAGCATACTCATGCGGGTACAGTTAGAGGAGGCCGGATTACCATCGGTCCTGGGTGTGAGATTGGTGCAGTGGAATACAGCGTATCTTACGAGCAAGATCCTGAATCTCGAGTAGGCCGGCAAGTTCAGATGTAG